The Cygnus olor isolate bCygOlo1 chromosome 2, bCygOlo1.pri.v2, whole genome shotgun sequence genome contains the following window.
CCTGGTTGTGTAACTTCTCAGTAAGGAAAGAGGTTACCAGAAGTTGAGAGAAGAATGAAATATAACAAAGTGCAGTTCTGCAAAGCATGTTTTGCATCTTTATGTTCTTAACTGACTTCTGCTTTGTTACAATGTTTACAAGCTCTGGATTTCTTTGACACTTTCCTGAATTGGGGGTGGAGATGTGGGGTGGGGATTCTAAACCTAGTCTGGTATGATCAGGTAAGAGGGTAAGAATAGGTATGAGAGAAATAAGGATAGTGGAGAGAGTTggacaaacacattttcaagtaCAGagaaatttatataaaaatgtgtgaGTTCTATATATATTCTATACTGAACCCTCTAACTGTGTACTAAAACCTGAAacacttttaaatgtttatgtgacataatgtatttaaatgtttgtgctTTTTAGATGGTTATGCAACATAAATAATAGTTCAGAACTTGAAGAAGGTATTTAGCTGTCCTTATTTCGTTTTCTGGATTAGCTGAGTTTCCTTCTTCTGTAGTTTATACTagtaatgggggggggggggtggaattacACCGAACTTGAACATCAGCACTGCAGCTAAACGATCCAGTTTAAATGCTTTTACCGTATTCAGAGTGCTAGTGTATACTTACTGGCTCTGGTATCCTTCTAAGTGTAATTCTGTTCAAATTCTGCTGTGCAAATCTCCACAGTCCATAGGCATAACAGCCATACTGGTGGAATGGGCAAGACAGTTACGGAAACTTGAGGCCaatcttctgttttgaaaaagtaTCTAGATTGGAAGGAATTACTTACTCTAGCGTATTCACCTGATTTACATTTTGTGTACATCATGTGAAAGAGAAACGCTTTTTCAAAGATGTTTACCTTTCTGTAGTTTGTAATataaactgatatttttttgaTGGTTCTAACGCATCTGTTTTGTCTCAATACAGCCTCTACCGCCCATTTTATCTGCAATTACCTACTTTTCCAGTTCTGAACTACTGTGTTCCAAAACCTTATAGTCCATTTGAGGTGGATAAGAAGCTGCCTTCTGGTCAAAAACAAACTCAGTCTAAACAAAGGTTTGTTAAGAATTATTGATAGAGAGGGAGATTCTCTacaatagttttaaaataattgttttctaaaataattcttctgtttcttactTTTGTGATATTTAATACTAATATCCACATCTTGACTGTTGTATTTGCTGCACTGTAActtttgctgtctgtctgtctttctgtacCCTCTTTATCCTGTCTTTAGTCCTTTTTTTGGACATACAGATGCATACATCCAAAAATGCAGCGTTCTCCTATCATTGTGGGTCAGCATaagataattttttcctttctgccactGGTTTCTTCTTTGTCCTCATCTTGGATGCCATCCAGTAAGTATTTTCCAGGAAGTGAATTTCTTAAGACTTCCTTTGATATCTGTCAGTAACAAGCTAAAAAGTAGGcactcaatttttaaaaaaaaaatagtggtaATCAGTCATAGTACAAAATTGTTGCTAAAGAGTGCTCCTGCTTTACAGGCAACATTAAATTTATAGAAATTAAACTGCAAATGCTGCTTCAGTGCTTTAGAGATGAGAAGTAGATGCTAACTACAGTGGGAGAATTACAGCTGGCCTTTCAGCAGGTGTTTATAAGATATGTTCTGGCATTCAAGGTCTACTTGAGCATTCCAGATGCAGTTAGAACTTTTTCGTAAATCAATTTTATGATTTCAGACTATGTATGAGTTTTAGTCGTCTGTGTTTTGGGGAATCAAACTGTTGTCCTGAATTTCTTTTGCCTAGCATATCTGGAGAGTGAATATTAATGACTACTGCATTGACTTCCAAAATTGATTCGTATGAGAGACTAAGGATTTTTAGGTGAAAGGTAGCTGTGCTTTATGCAGAACTTTCTAGTAACTATCTAGTAACTTTTGCTGTTATTCTGTCCTTTGGATATAAGATTTATTTAGGTGcgatacttgttttttttttttttttgtataatagCTTCTGCACTGTTCAGGTTCTGTCCAGTCTTCATCGTTATTATACTGCGGGAGGTTTTCAGGTGATGTTGCCATGATGCCACTGGTGTAGCAACATAATAGAGCGGTAACCTTTGCAATAACGAGGGTATTTCTGGTGGTGTCCCCTTAAAAGGGAAGTTAGTGCTTTAAATGGtttaaagcattttccaaaaagaaGAGTGCAATAGTCTTTTCACTTTATGGATTAAggaatataatatatttaaatttttcaggAAGTATGTTCCTACTTAATCTTTTAATTTAGCACGTGCCAGAGATATTTGGGTGGGACGTTATATATTTCATAAGGGAGAATGCTCGCTCATTTTATCTTTATCTGGGAGAGAAGCATGTTCAAGGTGATGTCAATTTTACTTGCTTCTGCATAAGGCGAGACTACAGTCATTATTCTTGAGATTGATGGTTTTGCTCTACTAGTAGGATATCAGCTGGAGGTGGTTTAATAGTGAATTGCAGCAAGCAGTGGCTCTGCCCAGATGAGGACTCTTAAGGTCATGGAACAGCTATTGAAAACCTCTCTGTGGTTTAATCTCCTGGAAGAACTCGAGGTTCATTTCCTTGTATTTCCACTTAAACTGTACCTTGAAAACCAGGACAGGATGGTATTTGATCAGCATGTTCAAAAGCTGCATATAACCAACAAGTCTGACTATCCTTTACCTTTTATTCAAGAGTGAAAGGTCATCTATTAGACCAAGTGTTcttcctgtgtgttttcttgGCATTGAAAATACTGACAGTAGAAGAGATGTTAGAAGATGTTTTTATTCTAGATTTGATTTTATCAAACCTTTACATCAGCTATGCACAGAGATTTTAATATATCCTTTGATTTGtcaagtgacttttttttgaatgcattattcttctctgtttttctgaagcatttgcTAACGTGATGTAAATAGTTTGAAgggaaataaagatttttttttaaattagatgaATGAGAATGAACATTAGTGTAAGAGGCAAGTATAGAATTCAGCTCATGTGAGACTTATTAATACATCTTTTCtgttaacagaaacaaaataaatagtgaCAAGGACTGTGGAACTCCTGTTCAGCTCCCtcagaaggacaaaaaaaggaaaggatattGTGAATGTTGCGGAAAGAAGTATGAAGATCTGCAAACCGTATGTGAAACATCAAGTATACACTTTCAAACATTCTTAAAACAGTAGTATGAACAACAGTTCCCGCTTGCTAGTTTAATGTATGTTTTTATCTTAAAAGATCTGTTGAGTACATCTTCTAAAAAgcagcaggtattttttttctcctttgtaagTTTCAGTTCTTCATTGCTGCCCCTAGGTAGCTGAAGGCACTAATAGTTCCTGTCTGAGACACGCTGGCAATAAGAGCACCCACTTAGTGGATGAAGGGAATGTGGTGgatgctgtttttctggattttaggaaggcttttgatactgttccTCAAAATATCCTTGGGGGATATATGTATTCCTTCCTATATGGGGGGACTACATCTGCctggcagctgggtgctggttGACAGGAGGTTCAACAAGAGCCAacagcgtgccctggcagcccagaGGGTGTTACTGTAGCCTGGGTGCTCTAAACACAATATAGGCAGCTGCTTAAAAGAGGTGAGTATCCCACTATATTTAGTGTTGGTGTAGAATATTGTTGGCaattctgggctccacaatTTAAGAAGgatattaaaatacttgaaagtgTCTAGAGAAGGGCAACGCAGGTGGTAAAAAGGCTGGTAGGCATGccctgtgaggagtggctgaggacACTGGGTTCCTCAAACTTGGAGGAAAGGAGGTTTAGGGGTAACCTCACGGCTCTCTacagcttcctgaggagggggagtAGAGAGGGAGGTGCCAATCTCTTCTCCCCTGGCATCAaagctgcatcaggggaggttcaaaCTAGACCTTAGGAAAAACTTCTGTACTGAAAGGGTAGTTAGACAGTGGAACAGACTTCCCGGAAAGGTGGTTGATGCTCCGTGGCTGTCTGTGTTGAAGAGATATTTGGATAACCCTCTTAATGATACAACTTTGGGTTATCCCCAGAGTAGTCTGAcggttggactcaatgatctttaTAGGTCCCTTCAAAATGGAACTACTCTATTCTAGTGATAATAAATCATCAATATTTACTTATTGCTCCTTATCATAGTGTTGATTTGTGTATGCATATCTGTAGTATTATATTTCTCATGATTTTTCCTTAATTCCAGCATCTTGAGAGTGAACAGCACCGAAATTTTGCACTAAGCACACAGTATCAAGTTGTTGATGATATAATCTCCAAGTTTGTTTATGAGTTTGTTGAATACAAAGATGACgcaaaaaaagttaaaaggtaAGTTATATGtcttaaattttaaatctcCTGTGAATTAAGACATTGAACATAAAGGTACTTCAGTTATGAAATTCTGAATCtagtatggaaaaaaacatgtttcagtCTGATACGCATCACTTACATTTGCAATGCAGTAGGCACCTGGCAAATCAgttctttaaagcagaaattagaggggaaaaaatttaAAGTACAAATGGTATCGCAGGAATATGAGGCTAGAATGACATGCCGAAAGTTGTCCCATCTATCCTTAACCTTCAAAAAAGCAAGATATCAACTATTCTAAAAATATACCTGACAGAAGGACAACAATGTCTGGACATCTTGCTCTAAAAACTTTCTGATGTTCTTAGTAACCGAAGATCAGCAAATTATAGCCTCCTCAGTCAATCTGTTTTCCTTACCAGTGGAAAGATTTTTCATAGTCTAGTCAAGATGTTCCTATCTATAATCTAAGGCTCTTAGCTTTTATTGTGCTGGACAAAGAAAGCGGATTTTCCTCTCTGCACTGTAACTGTTATTACATATATTAATGCTTGAAAATGAACCATCTTTGTACTTTCTTTGCTCTATATAAAAGTGACCTTTATTTCTATAGAAATTTGGACATATTAGACTGTATGTTCTATAATTcatttgctaatatttttattagtggTATTTATTTACCATGTCgctaaaaatgtaaaacttaaTAAGATCATCTACATattggtatttaaaaaacaacaaaaaaaaaggcaactagAAGCAGGTGTGCATGCCTGCCCACCCACACCTACAACTTCTATCAGTAGTTTCTTCCTTAAATGCTTACATGGGAGAGAAAGTATGGACTGTAAACACCAGTATCCTCATTACTTTAAGTAGTGACTCAAATCAAGAGTGCACTGGTTTGTTTGTAAATGAgtcaggagaaaaggaaataactttctcactttaaaaagaattgaagaaataaagtgaaatcAAAAGAAACGTAAATAGTCAAACTCGTAGCCTAACGAAAGCAagccctttttccttttgtgatttgaaaatattcaggGTATTTAGTTATTATCTTAGGGAAAAGCATATGTAATTATACTAAGCTTGTGTGTATCTACCACAGAAtacttataaatatttatagtcATTGTGTTATATTCATCAACTTTTGGTCTTAGTAGCATCGTGACTGATACTTACTGAAATACTAGatcacttgtatttttaaaatgatttcataaGATGTAGAAATCAATAGGAAAATGTCAAATTCAAATACGAGGCACTCTGTTCCCATAGAAATACTGTTGCTACCCTAACTTGcctttaaatgtaaaaacaaaaattatgtcAGTTTGGTTGCTTGTCTTGAGCTGTTTACATATTGAATTATGTTCCTCACGTTTCTGTCAATGATTTGATTGTTAATCATTGTAAACAATTTATTTGTAGGACAAAATGTAGTACAGGATATTTTTCTCCTATTATTGGAAAGATAACCAGACCAGACGAGCTGAAAGAACGACTGAAGAAGCAACGCATTTCATTGAAAAGTTACTCGTGGAAAGATACTACAATACAGGCGCTCAAACTGGATCGCCAGACTACAGAAATACAACCAAATTCTGTGCCAGTGCCTACCCCTGTTTCTGGATctctttgttcaattctttATTGTCATCTGTCACAACCTTCAGAAGTAAAAAGTAGATTcagaaataacaatgaaaatactAAAACTGATTGCTCCTATGTCACAAACTTAAGAGACGCTGTTGTATCATCAAATTTCATACAACTACTTCCTCAGAAAGATGACAAATCCTACATGGAGAACTTGTCTCAAACTTTTGAGCcattcagtaaagaaatgtttgaaccagaagtaaataaaaggaatttacAGTGTTTTCAGGAAGACGTGTGTACTGTGTATTCTCATACTCAAGTTACAGATTTTGgtaaaaaagacagaaacttACCGCAGCCAAAACgaaaattaaataatacagTAGTCTTACCAgcaaagtgtttgaaaaaaacagatgccaATCCTAAATTTGTCAAGAAACATCATGATTTATGTGATAATCATCAACAGATGCAGCACAATGTCGTTCTGGAGGCTGAGGTATCTGAGACTGCTATAAACAAAGAACTTAATGAATTGgctgccagcactgcacacAGCTCACCATCTGGAAAGCTGCACAGAAAAGTAAAGCTTTACTTaggaagaaatagaagagaaaacCGGAAACAGAATATGGAGTTATGTGTAAAGTACACAGATGGATTGTGTGTTCCCGAAGAGAAGAAGAGTGCTTGTAGCTCACCAGTGCAAGCCCTACTGGAACTATTTCAGACAAGTGAAATAAACTCTGAATTTGGAGGTTTTTCAGTTTACACTGACAACAAAGATTCAACTGGCATAAAAGATATATGGGAAGGGCAGAACACAAATGTTGTTTGTTCGTTATTCTCCTCTTCATCCTCATCCCCGTTTGTTGGATTTTAATGCTGctgtatttaatataattttcaaataaatttgcaaatttaagattttattcATGGGAAATTTGATTGTTGTGTTATATGTTATGTACAGatgctttcagttttttaatgcaaaaactTCTGTATGTGCAAATACGAATTAACTAATGAAGGGTCTTTTCTTAAAAGGTACTTGCTGCTTTATTACAGCTGGTAAAGGGTTCTGAACACTGAATTTATGGTTAAATTAATTGCTATGCAAAATCAATAAGTATGTTAGCTTTTTGGATAGTGGAATTTTCTAAAGTCATTAAATAAGCACACTTACATGATACATTCtaaataattgcattatttaaaaatggatgTTCTACTGTAAATAAGGTCTATCATTTATGGATCACCAATGATTTGTGGAGACTTGGTTGCTTGCCCTCCTGTTCCTTCTGCTGCTACTTTACTGgagaaagccaggaaaaaaaaagtcacttgttttcttaatgtttttgtgCTGAAGTTGTTTTAGGGAGTCTATGTaatcaaaaagaaataggaTTAGGAAAGCGTATATTGGACTCTTTGGCTGCTCTGccataatttatatttaaactaAAACTACATGTATATTTCAGGCAGTGGAAAGCAACAGATGTGGcttaatttttcttgttaaaaaacaaaaacaacaaaaagcagcagtaaaaacaaaacagccagtAGGTTTCTGATTGGGTTTCTGATTCATTTGGGCCcttgttttgacttttctttcagaatagcCAGCAATAGCCAGCCTGTCTGACGAGCCTACTAGGAAGCAGAGGGAAAGACATAAGTGAAAACTGGGAAAacttttttaatactttgaaTCTTTACCAGAGCTGATCTCTCAGGATTTCCAGATTTGTAAATCAGTGCAAGGCATGAATATTGAATTACAGTGGGGGTAATCATGAAGCTTTGTAAATGTGAAGCTTGTGAAGCCTCAAGGATAGGATGGTCTAAGATATAAACCAGCAGAAACTACTGTCATTAATTTTTGCATAAAAGCGCAGACGAGTAATTTACCCATTTAATATTCTCAAACTTACTCTTTCAGTGTTCTTATGCTTAGTGTCTTCAGCAGGTGCTTGCCCCTTGGTGTATGACATTTGTGATGAGAGGTAGGTAAAGCTTTGCGGTGTGCGGGGAGGGCTGaggaaaataacataaaattactttcctttaaaaagcatCTAAATCTAACACTTTATGTTTAAAGTAGCTGCTTAGGGCAGTCCTTATTTGACTGTTCATACAACTGCCTGTACAGCTGGGTGAGAACTGCTTCTGGTCTCACAAGCTTACCGGTCAGTTTTGGCTTGATTCGTCGTTTCTTCTGATCTAGATTCACAAAAGATTCAAGCACATCAAAGAAATTCAGCACGTTGTGTCTGATTTTCATCtgttcatcttttgtttttttaagtttttttcctcaaatttaaGAAGAATTATATtactatttgaaaaaataatgaaatatggAAGGCTAGTTACTGGAATGTTTGTCTCTGACTTCCAAGTCTGAAgagaaatgtatattttcaaaatgtgtggCAGAGATTCTGAGAAATGTCAAACACTACAAGTACAATTAAGTCACTAGAATAAAGGTTCAGTGTTAGAAGTACATTTTATCTGTAAGTACATCTTTGTAATTATGCACATAATTACAGTTTGGGTTCTTTCTTAATAGCTATACCCATTTCTAATGTCACTTCATTTTTGGATAGTCTGTCTTGCTATCTGTGAGTGTGAGAGTCTGATGTAGGTAATTTTTATACTCTATTCAAAAACAATTGTTAATATTCTATTCTAAATGAGTGTCTTGTTGACCTGGCGACCTTAATGTGTCCTTTTCATAAGTGTGACAAGCATGTTTCTGGGGAAGATTTTAGCATAATCtctgaaacattaaaacagaACTCATGCATGGGCACAGGGTTACTAAAAGCTCGCACAAACAGTACACTGGTTTGACACATCAGCGTAAGGATGAGTGATGACTGATCTGGTGTCTGGTACCCgctttttgtttcattactgagagggagaaatattttccattaaaaacttaaaatgggAACTGTAGTTACACAATGTAAAATTGGGATGATAACATCAAATGATATGTAGgtgctgaaagctgcttttataaATCATTAGAAGAAAGTGCTGTtttactttccttctttccttatACCTACGCTAAGGCTGGTTTGGTATCTTTGCAGTGGATGTCTAACTACTACGTATGACCACTCCATGGTATGTGTTCATTaggaactgaaatatttctcttcaggTAAATCTACAGAGTGGCTGAGAGGACAGAGTTCCCAAGGATCCgggctgtgtgtgtttgtgtgcatatGAATGTACACAGAGTTAATCATAGGGATATAGGGTGATAGTGAGGATTGATGACTCCAAAACCATGCACATATGTGGTGTTCTGCAATGATTTCTGAGTTGTACACATTCAGGTAAGCCCCTAGAGGGCCATGTTCTTAAAGGAGCTCAGTAACGTGCTACAAGGATTCAAGTTCTGTTGGTTTCcattttgttattctttctgttcaaaataactgtgttttttttccttcagcactgTTCTAACATCTTCCGCCAGGAGTGGGGTTCCTGGCTCCCGTGATCATTGGTGAAGCATCTTGCTGCGCTTGACCATGACAGGCGAGCAGAACTTGAGGAAGATGAAGTCTATCTGTCCTAAGCTTAGGGAAAAGTAACTGATTTTCAAGAGCAGCTTGTCAAAACGTCCATGCTGCCATGCTGGCTGGAACAAACTGGTCAGGAGGATGCTTTGTGTGGTTCACACCCAGCACCAGGCTTTTGCAGGTAAATAGAGGTTACAAAAATCAGGACTGGCTGTCGTTGTCTAAGATTGAGGCCACCGTCCAGCATGATAGAGATGTCTCTTCCATATTCCTTTTGCCATACTAAGACCATGCCGATGAAACTTTTGGCTACAGACCTTGAGAAGGAAGGCCACCCTGTCACAGGGGAGCCACTGTCAACATCCTGTCTTGTTACTGTGTTTCCAAAGGTGGTAGAAGGGTCttcaagcagcagctcttgctcAACACAAAACTGCAGAGCACTCGAAACAAAGCGGCAGCTGGGTGTCTGGAAAGCCAGCCTTCTGCTCCTGAGTGGGGTTGAAGTTAGTATACATTTAATTAACTGTTGCACAGCACATGCTTGCTTTCCCTACGCCACCTATATGCCATTTCTTTGTGTTCCTGTCCATCGTCATCTTGAGCAACCTTTTTGGTGTCTGTCCCTGTCTTTCTCAGAACCTTGCACTGCCCTCCCTGGGTACGGCCGGTTGGGTGTTCCAGATCAGGCTGTGCCATCAGTTTAACTTCAAAAGAGATTGTGTGATTTGCTCTATATTTAGCTTGCAATTGCATATGCTTCCTGCTTTGAAGTAACGTCCGTGCCCTGAACTAAATAACCACTAGAGCCAAATGGTTTAATGTGTCCAAAGCACCCCTGCTGCAAATGTACGATCGTGCACAGTCACAGTGCACAGACGGGTGTAATTGGACACGTGGCTGCTACACGGCAGCACTGAGAGGTTCAATACCATGTATTCCGAATGCAAGTGTGCTTTTCACGGGGAAGTATTTAGGGCAGCATGCTTATGGTAACAGCTAGCCAGATGCATGGAGACAATCACAAAGTATTCATAGAACTGTCTCGTATCAGGAAAAAGCCTTAGGTGCTTgtttttgtatatatgtataaactTAATCACGATTGAATATTGACTGCTGAGAACGTGTCTCTTAAAATGTGCCCTAGATTTCAGTTACAATCTGAGTGCATCTCATTTTCTGTGGAATGGAGAGAAGTAACACTTAGATGTTAAATTCAAGTGTTAAATTATGACACATAATTAATTATGGctcaaaaataatctttagaATATGTACAGTAAATCAAAAGCTGAATATTTACCTataaatcacttttattttcagcacttttttcACTTGCTCCCTATTCTTTGAaacattgctgtgtttttcaagCCTCATTCTTCTGCAGTTGTGCTATAGACAGCCAGATAGAACATGCTCATTGGGTCTGGCAAGTGGTGAAGACACGTCCTAATGTAGGGTAGAGCTGTTAttgctcttttaaaaaggaGTTGGCATGAATTTCCAGTGTAATAAAATTCCATAGAATGTTAACTGGCGAGACAGTGAACATTGGAAAATGGCCTTCATTTGTAAATAACCATTTCTgtgctggaagaagaaaagtgtcTGCACCCTGCTGTGAG
Protein-coding sequences here:
- the DBF4 gene encoding protein DBF4 homolog A isoform X1, whose protein sequence is MKPGVARAARPPADGMQAKPEKTKSSLKNVKKDVGKPEKLKYKPLTGKVFYLDIPSNVISEKIGKDLKELGGRVESFLSKDISYLVSNKKEAKFAPTLGQISPVPSPESTCNGGNSSPHPSNRKDRRDGSSLKTIDTVRMSRGKSLVEKAIREQELIPSGSILSNALSWGVKILHIDDVKHYIEQKKKELYLIKSTGSSLKDVGKQVTTPKSRTGRLKNPFVKVEDRSCLYRPFYLQLPTFPVLNYCVPKPYSPFEVDKKLPSGQKQTQSKQRNKINSDKDCGTPVQLPQKDKKRKGYCECCGKKYEDLQTHLESEQHRNFALSTQYQVVDDIISKFVYEFVEYKDDAKKVKRTKCSTGYFSPIIGKITRPDELKERLKKQRISLKSYSWKDTTIQALKLDRQTTEIQPNSVPVPTPVSGSLCSILYCHLSQPSEVKSRFRNNNENTKTDCSYVTNLRDAVVSSNFIQLLPQKDDKSYMENLSQTFEPFSKEMFEPEVNKRNLQCFQEDVCTVYSHTQVTDFGKKDRNLPQPKRKLNNTVVLPAKCLKKTDANPKFVKKHHDLCDNHQQMQHNVVLEAEVSETAINKELNELAASTAHSSPSGKLHRKVKLYLGRNRRENRKQNMELCVKYTDGLCVPEEKKSACSSPVQALLELFQTSEINSEFGGFSVYTDNKDSTGIKDIWEGQNTNVVCSLFSSSSSSPFVGF
- the DBF4 gene encoding protein DBF4 homolog A isoform X6, translating into MKPGVARAARPHGMQAKPEKTKSSLKNVKKDVGKPEKLKYKPLTGKVFYLDIPSNVISEKIGKDLKELGGRVESFLSKDISYLVSNKKEAKFAPTLGQISPVPSPESTCNGGNSSPHPSNRKDRRDGSSLKTIDTVRMSRGKSLVEKAIREQELIPSGSILSNALSWGVKILHIDDVKHYIEQKKKELYLIKSTGSSLKDVGKQVTTPKSRSRLKNPFVKVEDRSCLYRPFYLQLPTFPVLNYCVPKPYSPFEVDKKLPSGQKQTQSKQRNKINSDKDCGTPVQLPQKDKKRKGYCECCGKKYEDLQTHLESEQHRNFALSTQYQVVDDIISKFVYEFVEYKDDAKKVKRTKCSTGYFSPIIGKITRPDELKERLKKQRISLKSYSWKDTTIQALKLDRQTTEIQPNSVPVPTPVSGSLCSILYCHLSQPSEVKSRFRNNNENTKTDCSYVTNLRDAVVSSNFIQLLPQKDDKSYMENLSQTFEPFSKEMFEPEVNKRNLQCFQEDVCTVYSHTQVTDFGKKDRNLPQPKRKLNNTVVLPAKCLKKTDANPKFVKKHHDLCDNHQQMQHNVVLEAEVSETAINKELNELAASTAHSSPSGKLHRKVKLYLGRNRRENRKQNMELCVKYTDGLCVPEEKKSACSSPVQALLELFQTSEINSEFGGFSVYTDNKDSTGIKDIWEGQNTNVVCSLFSSSSSSPFVGF
- the DBF4 gene encoding protein DBF4 homolog A isoform X3 — encoded protein: MKPGVARAARPPDGMQAKPEKTKSSLKNVKKDVGKPEKLKYKPLTGKVFYLDIPSNVISEKIGKDLKELGGRVESFLSKDISYLVSNKKEAKFAPTLGQISPVPSPESTCNGGNSSPHPSNRKDRRDGSSLKTIDTVRMSRGKSLVEKAIREQELIPSGSILSNALSWGVKILHIDDVKHYIEQKKKELYLIKSTGSSLKDVGKQVTTPKSRTGRLKNPFVKVEDRSCLYRPFYLQLPTFPVLNYCVPKPYSPFEVDKKLPSGQKQTQSKQRNKINSDKDCGTPVQLPQKDKKRKGYCECCGKKYEDLQTHLESEQHRNFALSTQYQVVDDIISKFVYEFVEYKDDAKKVKRTKCSTGYFSPIIGKITRPDELKERLKKQRISLKSYSWKDTTIQALKLDRQTTEIQPNSVPVPTPVSGSLCSILYCHLSQPSEVKSRFRNNNENTKTDCSYVTNLRDAVVSSNFIQLLPQKDDKSYMENLSQTFEPFSKEMFEPEVNKRNLQCFQEDVCTVYSHTQVTDFGKKDRNLPQPKRKLNNTVVLPAKCLKKTDANPKFVKKHHDLCDNHQQMQHNVVLEAEVSETAINKELNELAASTAHSSPSGKLHRKVKLYLGRNRRENRKQNMELCVKYTDGLCVPEEKKSACSSPVQALLELFQTSEINSEFGGFSVYTDNKDSTGIKDIWEGQNTNVVCSLFSSSSSSPFVGF
- the DBF4 gene encoding protein DBF4 homolog A isoform X2 gives rise to the protein MKPGVARAARPPADGMQAKPEKTKSSLKNVKKDVGKPEKLKYKPLTGKVFYLDIPSNVISEKIGKDLKELGGRVESFLSKDISYLVSNKKEAKFAPTLGQISPVPSPESTCNGGNSSPHPSNRKDRRDGSSLKTIDTVRMSRGKSLVEKAIREQELIPSGSILSNALSWGVKILHIDDVKHYIEQKKKELYLIKSTGSSLKDVGKQVTTPKSRSRLKNPFVKVEDRSCLYRPFYLQLPTFPVLNYCVPKPYSPFEVDKKLPSGQKQTQSKQRNKINSDKDCGTPVQLPQKDKKRKGYCECCGKKYEDLQTHLESEQHRNFALSTQYQVVDDIISKFVYEFVEYKDDAKKVKRTKCSTGYFSPIIGKITRPDELKERLKKQRISLKSYSWKDTTIQALKLDRQTTEIQPNSVPVPTPVSGSLCSILYCHLSQPSEVKSRFRNNNENTKTDCSYVTNLRDAVVSSNFIQLLPQKDDKSYMENLSQTFEPFSKEMFEPEVNKRNLQCFQEDVCTVYSHTQVTDFGKKDRNLPQPKRKLNNTVVLPAKCLKKTDANPKFVKKHHDLCDNHQQMQHNVVLEAEVSETAINKELNELAASTAHSSPSGKLHRKVKLYLGRNRRENRKQNMELCVKYTDGLCVPEEKKSACSSPVQALLELFQTSEINSEFGGFSVYTDNKDSTGIKDIWEGQNTNVVCSLFSSSSSSPFVGF
- the DBF4 gene encoding protein DBF4 homolog A isoform X4, which encodes MKPGVARAARPPDGMQAKPEKTKSSLKNVKKDVGKPEKLKYKPLTGKVFYLDIPSNVISEKIGKDLKELGGRVESFLSKDISYLVSNKKEAKFAPTLGQISPVPSPESTCNGGNSSPHPSNRKDRRDGSSLKTIDTVRMSRGKSLVEKAIREQELIPSGSILSNALSWGVKILHIDDVKHYIEQKKKELYLIKSTGSSLKDVGKQVTTPKSRSRLKNPFVKVEDRSCLYRPFYLQLPTFPVLNYCVPKPYSPFEVDKKLPSGQKQTQSKQRNKINSDKDCGTPVQLPQKDKKRKGYCECCGKKYEDLQTHLESEQHRNFALSTQYQVVDDIISKFVYEFVEYKDDAKKVKRTKCSTGYFSPIIGKITRPDELKERLKKQRISLKSYSWKDTTIQALKLDRQTTEIQPNSVPVPTPVSGSLCSILYCHLSQPSEVKSRFRNNNENTKTDCSYVTNLRDAVVSSNFIQLLPQKDDKSYMENLSQTFEPFSKEMFEPEVNKRNLQCFQEDVCTVYSHTQVTDFGKKDRNLPQPKRKLNNTVVLPAKCLKKTDANPKFVKKHHDLCDNHQQMQHNVVLEAEVSETAINKELNELAASTAHSSPSGKLHRKVKLYLGRNRRENRKQNMELCVKYTDGLCVPEEKKSACSSPVQALLELFQTSEINSEFGGFSVYTDNKDSTGIKDIWEGQNTNVVCSLFSSSSSSPFVGF
- the DBF4 gene encoding protein DBF4 homolog A isoform X5 produces the protein MKPGVARAARPHGMQAKPEKTKSSLKNVKKDVGKPEKLKYKPLTGKVFYLDIPSNVISEKIGKDLKELGGRVESFLSKDISYLVSNKKEAKFAPTLGQISPVPSPESTCNGGNSSPHPSNRKDRRDGSSLKTIDTVRMSRGKSLVEKAIREQELIPSGSILSNALSWGVKILHIDDVKHYIEQKKKELYLIKSTGSSLKDVGKQVTTPKSRTGRLKNPFVKVEDRSCLYRPFYLQLPTFPVLNYCVPKPYSPFEVDKKLPSGQKQTQSKQRNKINSDKDCGTPVQLPQKDKKRKGYCECCGKKYEDLQTHLESEQHRNFALSTQYQVVDDIISKFVYEFVEYKDDAKKVKRTKCSTGYFSPIIGKITRPDELKERLKKQRISLKSYSWKDTTIQALKLDRQTTEIQPNSVPVPTPVSGSLCSILYCHLSQPSEVKSRFRNNNENTKTDCSYVTNLRDAVVSSNFIQLLPQKDDKSYMENLSQTFEPFSKEMFEPEVNKRNLQCFQEDVCTVYSHTQVTDFGKKDRNLPQPKRKLNNTVVLPAKCLKKTDANPKFVKKHHDLCDNHQQMQHNVVLEAEVSETAINKELNELAASTAHSSPSGKLHRKVKLYLGRNRRENRKQNMELCVKYTDGLCVPEEKKSACSSPVQALLELFQTSEINSEFGGFSVYTDNKDSTGIKDIWEGQNTNVVCSLFSSSSSSPFVGF